The nucleotide window AAATAATACATTAGGCCGAACGGCATAAGGCGCCCCTTATGCCTGCCTGCGGCGCATATAGGAGAAGCATAGAAGTAAGCAACAAAGAGCTTACTAGTGCACTAGGCATAAAAAAAAACCTGCCATAAGGCAGGAACTATTTGTTCTTTTTTTTATTTTTCTTAGGACGGGATTTACCATAAGTAGAACGCCAGATTTTCCCTCTGCGGGAACGCTTATCGCCCTTACCCATATAAACCTCCAGGAAAAATAAAAAAGCCTGGCGACGACCTACTCTCCCACCCAAAAAGGGCAGTACCATCGGCGCTGGAGGGCTTAACTTCCGTGTTCGGGATGGGAACGGGTGTAGCCCCTCCGCTCAAGTCACCAGGCAAATTATTTGTCTTTAAAAAAGCCAGCAAAGGAGATTTGGGGAGATATGGTCAAGTCTCACGGATTATTAGTACTGGTCGGCTGAACATGTTACCATGCTTACACCGCCAGCCTATCAACGAGGTCTTCTCCCTCGTTCCTTCAGGGCACTCTCGTGCCAGGGATGTCTAATCTTGGGGTGGGCTTCCCGCTTAGATGCCTTCAGCGGTTATCCCTTCCGAACGTGGCTACCCAGCAATTACCGCTGGCGCGATAACTGGTACACCAGAGGTTCGTCCACTCCGGTCCTCTCGTACTAAGAGCAGCTCCCCTCAAACATCCAACGCCTGTGGCAGATAGGGACCGAACTGTCTCACGACGTTCTGAACCCAGCTCACGTACCGCTTTAATTGGCGAACAGCCAAACCCTTGGGACCTGCTTCAGCCCCAGGATGCGATGAGCCGACATCGAGGTGCCAAACCCTGCCGTCGATGTGAACTCTTGGGCAGGATCAGCCTGTTATCCCCGGAGTACCTTTTATCCGTTAAGTGACGGCCCTTCCACTCGGAACCGCCAGATCACTAGGACCCGCTTTCGCGCCTGCTCGACCCGTCGGTCTCGCAGTCAGGCTGCCTTATGCCCTTACACTTACACGCTGATTTCCAACCAGCGCAAGGCAACCTTCGCGCGCCTCCGTTACTCTTTGGGAGGCGACCGCCCCAGTCAAACCGCCCACCTGACACTGTCCATTTACCGGATTCACGGCAAATGTTAGAAACTCTACATAACAAGGGTGGTATTTCACCAACGACTCCACCAGTGCTGGCGCACCAGCTTCAAAGTCTCCCACCTATCCTACACATGTCATGCAAAGTCCCAATGCCAAGCTGCAGTAAAGGTTCACGGGGTCTTTCCGTCTAGCCACAGGTAATCGGTATCTTCACCGATACTACAATTTCACCGGGTCTCGCGTTGAGACAGCGCCCAAGTCGTTACACCTTTCGTGCGGGTCGGAACTTACCCGACAAGGAATTTCGCTACCTTAGGACCGTTATAGTTACGGCCGCCGTTTACCGGGGCTTCAGTTCACTGCTTCGCTCGCGCTAACAGCTCCCCTTAACCTTCCGGCACCGGGCAGGTGTCAGTCCCTATACGTCATCTTACGATTTCGCAGAGACCTGTGTTTTTGGTAAACAGTCGCTTGGGCCTATTCTCTGCAACCCCCAACAAACAGCTTGCGCTATCCACCAGGGGCCCCACTTCTCCCGAAGTTACGTGGGTATTTTGCCGAGTTCCTTAACGCGAGTTCTCCCGCGCGCCTTAGAATATTCATCTCGCCTACCTGTGTCGGTTTACGGTACGGTCTCTTATAGCTTAACCCTAGAGGTTCTTTCTCGGCACCTTGACTCCACCAGCTTAAGCCCTGTTACAGGCCTCGGCTTCGCAGCTCACCTCAGAAGGCGGATTTGCCTACCTCCCTCAACGGCTCGCTTGCTTACACGTGGATTACCATCACCACGCCTGGCTTCGCCTCATGCGTCACCCCAATCAGAAACTATAAGAGGCACAGGAATATCAACCTGTTTCCCATCGACTACGCCTTTCGGCCTCGCCTTAGGGA belongs to Spirochaetia bacterium 38H-sp and includes:
- a CDS encoding 30S ribosomal protein THX, whose protein sequence is MGKGDKRSRRGKIWRSTYGKSRPKKNKKKNK